The Terriglobales bacterium genome includes a region encoding these proteins:
- a CDS encoding gamma carbonic anhydrase family protein, translating to MIRPYQGIAPQVHPSCYVDESAQLIGDVTLAENSSVWMNAVLRGDVHFIRIGANSNVQDCSVLHGMRNKHSVIVGDWVTIGHSVTLHGCTVGDRCLIGMGSVILNNARIGEGSIIAAGTVIPENTVVEPRSLWMGVPGKFRKSLDETDREMILRYAKNYLDYKEQYLKECKAWERKG from the coding sequence ATGATCAGACCATACCAAGGAATCGCTCCCCAGGTTCATCCTTCATGCTATGTGGATGAGTCGGCGCAGCTCATTGGTGACGTGACTTTGGCCGAAAACTCGAGTGTATGGATGAACGCCGTGCTGCGCGGCGATGTTCACTTCATCCGCATTGGGGCCAACTCCAACGTGCAGGATTGCAGCGTACTGCACGGCATGCGCAACAAGCATTCGGTGATCGTCGGCGATTGGGTCACCATCGGTCATTCTGTGACCCTGCACGGATGCACCGTCGGCGACCGCTGCCTCATCGGTATGGGGTCGGTGATTCTGAATAACGCCAGGATCGGCGAAGGCAGCATCATCGCCGCCGGGACCGTGATCCCGGAAAACACCGTGGTCGAGCCCCGCTCGCTGTGGATGGGCGTGCCGGGCAAGTTCAGAAAGTCGCTGGACGAGACCGATCGGGAGATGATTCTGCGCTACGCCAAAAATTATCTTGATTACAAAGAGCAGTATCTGAAGGAATGCAAGGCCTGGGAGCGTAAGGGCTGA